AAAGAAGTTGCACGACTCTTGGTAGACTTTTATAGTTTAGTTGTGAACTAATAAATCAATATAAGTTTGATAAAGTAGCTTATAATAATTATTATACATTGGTTAGGAGGGGGAATATGAGTATTATTGATGATATAGCAGCAGATCAAATGAATATGGAGTTTACTAAAAAAGGATTAAGGCCAATATTTCACGTATCGGAAAAAGCAAAATTAGTCATTATTGGTCAAGCACCGGGATTACGAGTTCAAAACTCGGGTATAATGTGGGATGATGCATCGGGAGATCGATTAAGAGAGTGGATCGGGGTTGGTAAAGATACCTTTTATAATTCAGGAAAAATTGGCGTAATTCCCATGGACTTTTACTATCCAGGAAAAGGAAAATGGGGTGACTTACCGCCCAGACGAG
The DNA window shown above is from Leuconostoc mesenteroides subsp. mesenteroides ATCC 8293 and carries:
- a CDS encoding uracil-DNA glycosylase family protein, with amino-acid sequence MSIIDDIAADQMNMEFTKKGLRPIFHVSEKAKLVIIGQAPGLRVQNSGIMWDDASGDRLREWIGVGKDTFYNSGKIGVIPMDFYYPGKGKWGDLPPRRGVANKWHPKLLELMPDVQLIILVGSYAQKYYLNLGYQSKITDVIKNYKNYLPLYFPIVHPSPRNNIWIKKNPWFEQEVVPELKEIISKILSD